TACCGCGTCCACAACACCATCTTCTACTGCGTCGCCAACATGCCCGGCGCCGTGCCCAACACCTCCACGTACGCACTGACCAACGTCACCCTGCGCTACGCCGTGGCGCTGGCCAACCATGGCGTCAAGGCCGCCTTCGACCGCGACCCCGCCCTGGCCGCGGGACTCAACATCGCGTCCGGCCACGTGGCACACCAGTCCGTATCGGCGGCACACAACCTGCCGCTCGTAGCGGACTGGCACGAACTGGTCTCCGCGTAGCCCTGGGGCTCCGCCCCTAACGGGCCATTGCAGCCAGCTCCCGTGCTTGTTCTATTAGTTTGAGGACCTCGACGGCGTCTTCCGGATTTACAGGAAGTGGCAGCTGTGAGGCCGTTCCGCCGTCGAGGATCTTCTCGGCAAGGAGCCGGTAGAACTCGGGATATGCTCCGCGCTCGGTGGGCAGGGCATCCAGGTGGCCGTCACGGCCCAGGAGCCCTGCCCACTCCGGCGCCTCCACTCCATATTCCGCGTCCAAGGGGCTTCCGCCGGCTGCGATGTAGGGCTCCTGCGGGTCCACGCCGTGCTTGGTAAAGCCGCCCACGGAACCCAGGACGCGGAAGCGTGGGGCCTGCTGGGCACAGAGCATGTTCATGGTGAGGTGGCTGAGCACGCCTGATTCGTGCCGCAGCACCAGGAATACGTCATCCTCCGCGCGCTCGTCGGACCGCCGTGCCCGGAGCTCCGCGTGGACCACCCCGGCAGGACCGAAAAGCTGGAGGGCCTGGTCGATCAGGTGGCTGCCCAGATCGAACAGTGCACCGCCTCCGTCCGCGGCCGTGGCCCGTGCTTTCCACACTTTTGCAATCATGGGTGACCAGCGCTCAAAGCGTGACTCGAACCTCGTCACGGTACCCACAGCGTCCACTTCCAGCAGCTTCCGCAGGGTCAGGTAGTCGCCGTCCCACCGGCGGTTCTGGAAGACGGCCAGCACTCTCCCAAGCTCTTCGGCCAACTGGATCAGCTCCTGCCCCTGCGCGCTGGTGACCGCGAACGGCTTGTCCACCACCACATCCAGCCCCGCTTCGAGGGCAGCCTTGGCGAGCGGGTGATGGGTGGCCGGCGGCGTCCCCAGGACCATGAGGTCCAGGTCGTCGGCGAGGTCCAGCACAGCGGCGGCGTCGGGCACTGTTTTCACCCCCGGGAAGCTGGTGGTGGCAGCCGCCTGCCTGCCGGCGTCGGACGTGGCGATGACGTCCAGCGAGTAGTCACCGTTCGCCGCGATCAGCGGAGCATGGAAGACGCTCCCTGCCAGGCCGTATCCGACGACGGCGGTACGGATGGTGCGCTGTGCGGCTTCAGTCCCGGTCATGGGACTACGCTACTCCGGACGCTCTCTCACTTCCTGCCCCAAACACACAAACGCTCTCTCACTTCCCGTCAAGCATCATCGGGCAGTGAGAGAGCGTTGCAGAAAAACCTGCAGTAAGTGAGAGAGCGTTACAGGGGCCTGTTACTTCTTTTCCCAGCCGATGGTGGTCCAGTCCGGAACCTGGGACAGGCTCTGGAACAGGGATGGACCGTAGTTGGCCAGGCCGGTGCGGACAAAGGAGATCTGCGGGCCGTTCATGACCACGCCCATGGAGAAGTACTTCGCCATGTGCTCCTTTTCCACTTCCATGGCTGCCTTGTTGCGCTCGGCGTTGTCCTCGATGGAGGCGAGGTCGGCGATCTTCTTGTCCAGTTCGGCGTCGCCGAGCTGGTTCTCGTTGGTCTTGGAGTCGTAGTACTGCTTCACGGCGGACGTGGCGTCCGCACCCACGGTGTAGCCGGAGACGCTCATGTCGAAGTCGCGGCCGCCGATGACCTTGCCGAAGTCCGCCGAGGCACGCTGGTCGATGCCAACGTCCATGCCGCCTGCCTGCAGCTGCTTCTGCAGGGTCTGGGTGAACGCGAGTGTGGTGGGGTCGTCGCCGAAGTTGCTGATCCTGAAGGCAGCGGGCTTGCCGTCCTTCTCCATGATGCCGTTGGCGTTCTCGGTGTAGCCGGCGTCGGTCAGCACCTTCTTGGCGGCCTCCGGACCGGTTTCCTTGACGGGGTAGTTGTCCTGGTAGTACTCGGAGAAGGGCAGCAGCATCATGGAGCCGGAGCTGGGCTCTTCCCAGTTAAGGCCGTTGAAGCGCACCTTGCGGAGGGCTTCCCGGTCCACCGCGGCGAAGATGGCCTTGCGGACGGCCACATCGGTGATCTTCTGGGCGTTGATGTTCATGCCGCCGGCGAAGAGGCGCTGGCCGCGGCGGACTTCGGAGTCCTTGGTGCCCTCAAGCTGCTTGTACAGGGCGATTGTGTTGGCAGACATCGCATCGATCTCGCCGTTCTTGAAGGCGGCGATCTGTGCGCTGGTTTCCAGCTGGCGGAACACCACGTTCTCCAGCACCGGCTTGTTGCCCCACCACTTCTCGTTCGGCACCAGCGTCACGGTCTTGGCGGCGGTATCGTACTGGTCCAGCTTGAACGGCCCTGCCATCCACTCCGGGTGCAGTTCCCCGTTGAAGCCCTCGTTGAAGATCTCCGGGGTGTTGACGGCTGGGTGGATCAGGCCAAAGAAGAGGTCCTCCAGCGGGTACACCGGCTGCTTCATCTTGACGATGACTTCCTTGTCGCTGCTGCCCGCCTCGACGGATTCGACGAACTCGTAGGCACCCGACGTGACGATGTCGTAGCCGGCGTCCGGGCTCTTCAGGATGTTCCAGGTATTCTGGAACGCCTTGATATCGATGGGCGTGCCATCGTTGTAGGTGGCTTTTTCATTGACCTTGATGGTGACAGTCTGGGTGCCGTCCACCATCTCGCTCTCCACAGACTCGCAGAAGTCCTTGTTCGGGGTGGCCTTACCCTCGAAGTCGACCTTCCAGCAGCCGCCGATGCCGCCGCTGTTCACGGCCACCGGGTTCATCGGAATCTGCAGCGCGGAGTTGTCTGCGCTGTTGCCGTTGTTGGAGAAACCGTTGAAGTCCGGACCGATGTTGCCCAGCGGAAGGGTAACCTTTCCGCCCTGTTCAAGATCAGCTGCCGGCTTTTCGTTGACGCTGATGAGCTTGGACAGGTCGCTGCCTGCCTCCTGCCCCTTTGCCGTTTCGGGCCCGGTGGCACCGCCACCACCGCCGCAGGCCGTCAGCGCCAGAGCAGCAGCAATGGCCGCAGCTCCGCCGATCCTGTTCAGATTCCTCATGGTTTTCCCTTCGTTGGTGCGGGTGGTGGTGCTTGTGATGGGTCGAATAATCCTAGGGCGCATGGTGGTCCGCCGAGTCGTGGACCACCAGCATGTCGTCGTCCAGTTCACCGTCCGGGAAGAAGCAGGCAAAGCGTTGGTCCGGCGAAGGCACAGGAGCCGCTTCCAGGGCCTGCACGGCCGGGGAGGGAGCAGCAAGTTCCAGTGGTGGCTCCAGAGTGAGGCACTTTTCCTGCTTCGCTGCCGGAAGCGCAGCGAAGACCGGGCAGCGGGTGGCGAAGTTGCAGCCCTTGGGAGCGTCCAGCGGTGAGGGAAGGTCGCCCTGGAGAATGATGCGTTCCCGGGTGCGCTCCAGCTGTGGATCCGGCACCGGGATAGCGGAAAGGAGGGCCCTGGTGTAGGGGTGGCGCGGGTTGTCGAAGACGCGGTCAACCTCGCCGATCTCCACAATCTTGCCGAGGTACATCACGGCCACCCGGTTGGAGATGTGCCGGACTACGGACAGATCGTGGGCCACCAGCAGATAGCTCAGGCCCAGCTCCGCGCGGAGCTTGTCCAGGAGGTTAATGACCCCTGCCTGCACGGACACATCGAGTGCTGAGACGGGCTCGTCCAGGACAACCAGCTTCGGGTTCACGGCCAGCGCCCTGGCTATACCGACGCGCTGCCGCTGCCCGCCGGAAAACTGGTTGGGGAAGCGGTTGACGTGGTCCGGCTGCAGGCCAACGAGCTTCATCAGCTCCATGATCCGCTTTTTGATGGCATGCCTGTCCATGCCGGCATTCTGGAGGGGTTCGGCAAGGACTTCGTACACCGTGAACCGCGGATCCAGGGCTCCGGTGGGGTCCTGGAACACCATCTGGAGTTCCCTTCGCATGGCGTTCCTGGTTTTGGCATCGGCAGCCTGCTTGTTGCTGATGCCCCCGATAACCACCTCGCCGTCCTGGTCTTTATGGAATTCCATGATTTCCAGGAGCGTGGTGGTCTTTCCGGATCCTGACTCGCCCACGATGGAGAAACACTCGCCCTCGCGGATGTCGAAGCTCAGGCCGTCCACGGCCTTGACAGTGCCGATGCGGCGTTTGAGCAGCGCACCCCTGGTCAGCGGAAAGTGCTTGCGGACATCCTTGAGCTGCAGCACGGTGGACCGCTCGTCCCGGGGGATGGAATCAAAGCGCGAGACCGGCACCGGCGGAGCCGCGAACACGTCCTGGACATTCACATCGGCGCCCAGGGCTTCGGACTTGATGCACGCGGCGCGGTGTTGCGACCCTCCCGGCACCGGCAGCAGCGCAGGTTCTCCGGCAAGGCAGGCGTCCGAAGCCAGCGGGCAACGCGGCGCGAACGAGCAGCCGGTGGGTGGGTGGATGAGGTTGGGCGGCATGCCCTCGATGGGCACCAGCGATGATTTTTCCGCGACGTCCACCCGGGGAACGGCACCCAGCAGGCCCATGGTGTACGGCATCCGCGGGTTGTAATAGATGTCGTCCACGGCGCCGCTTTCCACGGGCTTGCCGGCATACATGACCATGATGTCGTCTGCCATGCCTGCCACCACGCCAAGGTCGTGGGTGATCATTACGACGGCGGCGCCTGTTTCCTCCTGCGCCGTGTGGAGCACCTCGAGGACCTGGGCCTGGATGGTGACGTCCAGCGCCGTCGTCGGCTCGTCCGCAATGAGGACCCGCGGATTGTTGGCGATGGCAATGGCAATCATCACGCGCTGGCGCATTCCCCCGGAGAATTCGTGCGGGAAGGCTTTCAGCCTCTCTTTGGGGCTGGGTATCCCCACCATGGCCAGGAGATCGACGGCGCGGGCTTCTTTGGCCTGCTTGCTCATGGTGGGGTTGTGGATGGTGAGCGCTTCGACGATCTGGGTGCCCACCGTATACACGGGCGTCAGGGAAGACAGCGGGTCCTGGAAGATCATGGCCAGTTCATTGCCGCGGTACCCGCACATGGCCTTGTCGCTGAGGCCCAGCAGTTCGCGGCCCTTGAGCCGGACGGAGCCGGAGACCTCGGCGGTGGGGGGCAGCAAACCCATGATGGCCAGGGAGGTGACGGACTTGCCCGATCCGGACTCGCCCACAATGCCCAGCGTCTTACCGGGCATCAGGTCGAAGTCCACGCCGCGGACCGCATGCACCACGCCGTTTTCGGAGTTGAACCGCACGTTGAGGTCCCGGACGGACAGCACGGCATCGGCAGGGCCATGGAGTCCGGCAACGTGCAGCCGCTCAACCGGTGACCCTGCGGGCTCTGCCGGTCCGGTGGTGGTTTCGCTGCTCATGACGCCTTCTTCTTCGCGCGGGCGGTCCTGGCCTTGGTTTTCCTGGCGTTCCCCGTGGAACTGGAGCTGGGATCGAACGCGTCACGAAGGCCGTCGTTCATCATCGCCAGCGAGCCTGTGAGGAGGAACATCACCGTCAGGGGCACCCAGAACATCCAGGGGAAGGTCTGCACCTGGGAGGTGGCACCGCCGATCAGCACGCCGAGGCTGACGTCCGGGACCTTAATGCCGATTCCGATGAAGGAAAAGGCGACCTCGGCGAGGATGGCTCCGGTGACGCCGCGGGTAATGTCCAGGACCAGCAGCGAGCCGATGTTCGGCACCAGGTGCCGCCAGACGATGCGGCGTGGCGGAACACCCATGTACTGGGCTGCCTTGACGAAGTCCCGCTGCATGAGCGACATGGAGAGCGAACGGATCAGCCGGGCGGTTCCCATCCAGCTGAAGACCAGCAGGACAATGATCAGGAGCAGCCATGAGGGCAGGTCCCGTTTGAGCCCTTCCCCGCCGCCGCTGGTGGCCACCGCCACCACCAGGAGTGCAGGCATCATGATGAGTGCTTCAAGGACGAAGAGCATCACCTTGTCCACTTTGCCCCCGAAGTAGGCCATGGTGCAGCCGTAGACCGCGGCGATGAGGACCGAAACCAGGCCGACGATCAGGCCGATCAGGATGGAGATCCGGGTGCCTTCCACGGTCATCGCGTAGAGGTCGATGCCTGCCTGGGAGGTGCCCAGGTAGTGCTCGGCGGAAGGCGGCATTCCGATATTGAAGGGGTCGATCGTTTCCTTGTCCCAAGGGGTGAAGTACCCGCCCACAAAGGAGAAGATGGTCAGGGCAAGGAAGATGGCAAGGCCCGCCACGGCTGTCTTGTTGCGCAGGAAGCGGCGGAAGATGATGGTGGATTTGCCGATGACGACGTCGGCGCTTTCCAGGTGCGCGTCCTGGGCTACGGCTGCCGGGTCAACGGCGTTGAGGTTTGTCACGGCTACTGCACCCTCACTCTCGGATCAACCAGCGTGGTGGCGAAGTCGGCCAGGATGGCACCCAGGGCGAAGATGACGGAACCGTAGGCCAGCGTGGCGGTGGCTGCGTTGACATCCTGGAGGGAAATCGCGTCAATACTCCAGGACCCCACCCCCGGCCAGGCGAAGATCTTTTCCGCGAAGAAGCCACCGGCAAAGATGGCCGGAATGGTGAAGGCGATGCTTTGGGCCACGGGGATAAATGAAACCCTGAGCGCGTGCCGGGTGATGGCCTGGTTGCGGCTGAGTCCCTTGGCGCGCGCCGTCCGGACAAAATCCGCATTCACGTTATCCAGGAGATACTGGCGCTGGGCTATCTGGTAGGTTCCCCAGCCGACGAGCGTGATGGCGACGGTGGGAACCGCATAATGCGCCAGCATGTCAACAAATTGCGCCCAGCCAGGTTCTATGCCCGGCGTGGAAATGCCGGTAACGAAAAAGATGCGTTCGCCCACGGTTTCGTTGATGTTGATGGCACCGAGCTGCACCAGGAAGTAGGCAATGGGCGCGGGCACGATGTACGCGAGGTAGCTGTAGGAGGTGATCACCCGGTCTTGGAACTTGTACTGCCTGGCCGCGGAATAGACGCCCAGGGCCACGCCGATGACAAGGGTCAGGATGATGGACGCCAGGAACAACCGGGTGGAGATCCAGACGCGGTCACCGAATTCGGCATTGATGTACGCCCCGTTGGGGCTCCTGCCCCAGTCCCACCGGGTCACGATGGCCGTAAGCCATTCGACGTACCGCTCCCAGGGGCTGAGCTCCGGGTCCAGGCCCTTCAGGCGCATTGAATTTGCCACCTGTTCAGGAGTGGGGCGGGGTATGCGCTCCTGTTCCAGCAGGGCTGGCTTGAGGGAAGTCACAGCCAGGAAATATCCGGCCGAAGTGGTCAGGAAGATCATGACCACGTACGTGAGGCCGCGCCGGGCGAGGTACCTGAGCATGGGGCGCTACTTCTGGGCCGCCGCGCGCTGTGCGAAGCGACACTCGTGTATCCGCCGGCATGCCGTAATGCGGGGCAAATCAACAATCACGCGCAGGATCCTTCCGTTTTCCCTGGATTGGCGGGGGTTGTGCCGCCTCACCGGGGTCCTGTGCCAGCGGGTAGCTGGCCTCCCGCAGCCCTGGCAGGGCGGTCCTGGTGGACTATGTCGCGGGTCACATTCCAGAGGAAACTATCACAAGCCGCAAGGCAAAATGTGGGTAACCGCACGGAAAGCTACCCGCCCGTATCAGATTGTTATGAACAATTCTGTGAAGCCGGTGTGACTGGGCGCAGGGTTCAAGAGAGCGTAATCTACGCCGCTTTGACCACCCGTGTGACAAGATCCCGCCATGATGCCGCCAGTCGCTCCGGACTGATGCCATGCCCACGGACGAGGTTCAGGAGCCGCTCCGGATCCAGGGTGGCGCTCAGCGATCCGGCCATGAGCCAGGGATCGGCGTCAAACCCTTCCTCCTGCAGCAGCACTTCGATGTGCCGCTGCCAGAGCGCTGCGGCCGGCACTTCAAACCGGCCACGCGACGCATTCTCCGCAGCGAGCACCAGGTCGCCATACTCCAGGAGGTAGGCGATCCGCTCTGTACCGAAAGCAACCAGCCGTTCAAGTCCGGGAGCGCCGGGCCCCAGGGGAGGGGGTCCAAAAAGGAAGCGGGCCTGGAACGCAGATTCCGAATCATCGAGCAGCGTCAGCATCAGCCCGGCCCGGCTGCCGAAGCGGCGGAACACGGTGCCCTTGCCGACGCCGGCCCGTTCCGCCAGCCGGTCCATAGTGAGGCCGGCGGTTCCGCACTCCTGGATCAGCTCCCGGGCAGCCGCCAGCAGCCGCTCCCGGTTACGTACGGCATCACTGCGCTCAGCGGCCGTCACCGGTGTCATTCCCGGCCGCAGTGGGATGGAACTCACAGCCACATTCTAGCCCCGGGAATATTAACCGGACCATGGTCCGTTTAGTCTGGTGAAGGCATGACAACGCTTCAGCTTTGACCGGCACGGGCCCTCCCGCTGCCCCTACCCCAGAGGAGTTCCCATGACTAAGAGCACCGTACTCACCCTCGTCGGCAGCCTGCGCGCCGAGTCCACCAACCAGAAGCTCGCCGAGGCCATCCAGCTCAACGCTCCCGAGCAGGTGGAAGTGGTCATCCACGAAAGCCTGGGCAACATCCCCTTCTACAACGAGGACATCGACGTCGAAGGCAAGGTTCCCGCCGCTGCTGCCGCACTGCGCGCCGCAGCCAACGAGGCCGACACCGTCCTGCTGGTGACCCCGGAGCACAACGGCACCGTTCCCGCAGCCTTGAAGAACGCCATCGACTGGCTGTCCCGCCCGTTCGGCGCCGGAGCCCTCGCCGGAAAGCCCACAGCGGTCGTCGGCACGGCCTTTGGCCAGTTTGGCGGGGTGTGGGCACAGGATGAGGCGCGCAAGGCCGCCGGTATCGCCGGCGCGCAGGTCCTGGAGGACGTCAAGCTCGCCGTACCCGGTTCCATGGTGCGGTTCGCCGAGATCCACCCGAAGGATGACGCCGAGGTAGTGGAGCAGATCAAGGGCGTTTTCGATGCCCTTGCCGCTGCCGCACCTGCAGCTTAAGGACATAGCGCCGCAGCGCCCGGTTCGCGGCTTTGCGTACCGGGCGCTGCTGGATCAAGGTGCCGCCGTGACCAACTCTTGTCCCAACCGGTACCTGCCGGACATACTCCGCCGGAAGGGCCAGCCGTAACGTTAATTCACGGAACGTAAACGGGATCGTGGTTCAGTGTTGGCAGCAGGATGGAGTGCCGGGAGGCGGGGCGCGGGCATGCAGGCAGCGGCAAAGGCATGCCTGGTCCTTCCACTGCTGCTCGGCGCCTGCGTCAGCCCGCCGTCGCCGGCCCCGGGCACTGAGGCCTTCCTTCCCCCCGGCCCCGGGCCCGGCCGCAGCACGCTCCCCGCGCCACCTCCCGCAGCCCCGGCACCGCAGCCGCAGCCGCAGGACCCACTGCCGGCAGAAACTGCATCAAAACCGGCTGTACCCACCCCTTCCGCTGCCCCCGGCGGGCCTTCCCCGGGCTCGTTCGCCCAGCCAGTAGCGCCGGAAGACGCGACCATCCCTGGAGCCGGCCGGGCACCCGCTACAGAAACTCCTGCGCCAACACCCCAGGCCCCGGCACCGGGTATTGCCGCACCGCGTGCGGTGACGGCGTACTACGTGCTCCTGGACGACGGCGGCAGCAACGGCGTGCGCTTTGGCTGCAACGACAGCCTGGTGGGCATGGAACGACCAGCCTCTGACGGTGAGGATCCGCTCCCTGCCGCGATGAGCGCGCTGCTGGATGGCACAAGCGGAAGCGAAGCGCCGGCGTCCGGCTCCAAGCCCGAACGCGGGATGTACAACGCGCTGGCGGGGTCCGGGCTGAAGTTCCTGTCCGGCACTTTTGATGGAACCACTGTTACGGTCTACCTCGTGGGGACGCTTAGCCCGGGCGGGGTTTGCGACGTTCCCCGCATTGAAGCGCAACTGACGCAGACTGCGGTAGCAGCATTTGACGCCATCAGGGCCGAGGTTTACGTGAACGGACGTCCCCTCGCCGAATCGCTGATGCACAAGTAGATGACCCACCCGTACATCCAGGAACAACAGATGTTGCTTTTGGGGCAACCGTCGGCTGTATCCTGAGGGTGTGAGCCACGAGACACTCGACGCAGCAGAGACGCTGCCAGCTGAAGCCATTGATGCAATTGAACGTGCTGCAACATCAGCCCACCGCCATGAGGAGCTGTTTTCGGAGCGTGCCGCCAACATCCGGCAATCTGCCGTGCGGGATGTTTTCGACATCTCCATGCGCCCGGGGCTGGTATCCCTCGCCGGAGGGAGCCCCTACCTGCAATCCCTCCCGCTGGACCGGCTTGCGGCCACGGCCGCCAAAATCATCGCGGAGGACGGCCTCACGGCCCTGCAGTACGGCACAGGGCAAGGGACGGAGGAGTTGCGCACCCAGATTTGCGAGGTAATGGCGGCCGAAGGAATCCTCGACGCTGTGCCGCAGAACGTAGTAATCACTGCCGGTTCACAGTCGGCCCAGGATGTGGCCACCAAGGTTTTCTGCAACCCGGGCGATGTGGTGCTTGTGGAAGACCCCACGTACGTGGGCGCCCTGAATACGTTCGAGGCCTACCAGGTGCAGGTGGAATCAGTGGCGATGGACGAGTCCGGCCTGATTCCGGACTTGCTGGAAGCCAAGATCGCAGCCCTTCAGGTAGCCGGTAAGAACATCAAGTTCCTCTACACCATCCCCAACTTCAACAACCCATCCGGGATCACCCTTGCGAAGGAACGGCGCCAGCAGGTTGTCGATATATGCCGCAACGCGAATATCCTGATCCTGGAGGACAACCCGTACGGGCTGCTGCGCTTCAGCGGCGAGCCCCTGTCACCCCTGCGGGCAGGGAACCCCGGCGACGTCATCTACATGGGCTCCTTCTCAAAGATTTTCGCGCCGGGCCTGCGCATCGGATGGGCGCTGGTGCCGGAACACCTTCAGCGCCGTTACTACCTTGCGGCCGAATCGGTGACGCTGTGCCCGCCCGCCCTGAACCAGATGCTGGTCTCCGCCTACCTCAGGGACTACGACTGGAATGGCCAGATCGAGACCTACCGCGGCTTGTACGCCGAGCGCTGCAAAGCGATGCTTGCTGCGCTGCAGGAACATATGCCGGCCGGAACCACCTGGACCAGCCCGGAGGGTGGTTTCTTCGTCTGGGTGACTCTGCCGGAAGGCTTGGACACCTATCCGCTGCTGCACAAGGCGATCGAGGCCGGTGTGGTGTTCATCCCCGGCGCCGCCTTCACGCCGTCGGACGAGCCGTCCAACAAGCTGCGCCTCGCCTTCAGTGCTGTTCCCCCTGAAGCGATCACCGAAGGTGTACGCCGACTGGCGCCGGTGCTTCAGGAAGCCATCGCCGCGCTGTAGCGTTGGCCTCACCAGTGCCGCGTAACCAAGCAAAGGAGCAATATATGAGCGGAATCATCGTTGTAGGGGTTGACGGCAGCGGAACCGCGAAGAAGGCAGCCGAGTCCGCCCGTGACCTCGCAGCAGCCCTCGACGCCTCACTCCACGTTGTGTCGGCCTTCGACAGCGACCGGACCGAGGTGTTTGGCAGCGGCAGCGACCAATGGATCGTGTCAGACGCCGACGCTGCCGAACACGTGGCCCGGACCGTCGCGCAATCCCTTGCCGGCGGCGTCAAGGTAACCTACTCCGCTGCCCGCGGCCGGCCGGCAGATGCCCTGATCAAGGAAGCACTCCGCATGGAGGCCCGCATCATCGTGGTGGGAAACCGCAGGATGCAGGGTATTGGCCGCGTCCTGGGCAGTGTGGCCAACAGCGTGGCCCACAACGCACCCTGCGACGTCTACATCGCCAACACCTACGACGCCGACTAGCAGTTATCCAGGACACTCCCCGTGGTGGCACAGGTCGCCCCGGGGGGTGTCCGTTCTCACGGCAAATAGGCCGCTAAGCCCATGGTGCAACGATAAAATTGAATAAACCCTCAACGGTGCGGACACCCAGCAACCACCACTATCGAGGGGCACCATTGATTATTCTCCAGCGCCGGCAGCTCGTGGGCCACGACATACTCCTGGCCCGCCACGGAAACCACATCTGCTCCATGCGGGTTGACCGCAGCAACGGCACCGTGGTGGCACTGCTGGACGACGGAAGCGTGGACAGCGCACCGAACCTCATTGCCCCCGGCCTCCAGCTCCCAGAGACGGTGGGAAGCGTCCTGCGCGAAGACTGGAAACTCCTCACGGCCTGGGCCGGCATGGCGGCCGCCATGGCTGTCCTGATGACCGCTGCGGCAGTAGGCCTCGGCGCCACCACGGATCCGGCCACCCTGGAACTGCTGAGCGCATACTCCTATTCCTCGTTCTAGGGGAACGGCCCTGCCCGCTCCAGCCGCCTAAGTGCCTGGGCGGGCGTAGTTTTGCGCTGCTACGGCACCATCATGGCCTGCAGTAGCCACCAGATTCCGGCCATCACGATTCCACCAAAGAGTGAGCCGGCCACCACCTGAGCCACCGAATGGGCCCTCAGCACCACCCGGGACCAGCCGACGGCCGGGATCAGGAGCAGCAGCGGAGTCCATGCCGCCCCGAGCATCAACACGCCAATGACAGCCGAGCAGGAGATGGCGGCGGCATGCCCGCTGATCTTCCAGAACGGGCTCACGCCCGCCAGCACCACCACTCCGCCCACCACGGCCAGGACCATGGCGACGACGCTTTCTGGTGCGTCCACCGCCTCCAGGACAAGCAGTCCCGCCAGGATCGAGCCCAAGGCCATGAGCAGCACGGGCGCCCGCTGCTTGCGGTCGCTGACGTGATGGTCGGTGACCTTCCCCAGCCGGACCAGCACCAGCAGCAGAAACAGCGGAAGCACGCAAACAAACAGTGCGGCCAGCGCCCCGTATGCCATGGTTCCCGGGAACCCGGGCTGCGGGAGCGGGCTGACCAGCAGCTGGATGCTCACCACCACGGGCGGCTGGAACGTCTCGGTCAGCCACCTGGCTGTCCTGTTCTTCGTGCGGATGGTGCTGCTGTTGGTGCCCGCGTCCTTAGTCAAGGAGGAGCGCAGGCTCTTCCAGGATGGCGGCGACGTCCGCCATAAAGCGGGCGGAGAGGTCACCGTCCACCACGCGGTGGTCAAACGAGCCGCCAAGCGTGGTGATCCAGCGCGGAATCACTTCACCGTCAAGGACCCAGGGTTTTTGCTTGATGGTGCCGAAGGCAACAATGGCGACCTCGCCCGGGTTGATAATGGGCGTGCCCGTATC
The window above is part of the Pseudarthrobacter sp. NS4 genome. Proteins encoded here:
- a CDS encoding universal stress protein, whose protein sequence is MSGIIVVGVDGSGTAKKAAESARDLAAALDASLHVVSAFDSDRTEVFGSGSDQWIVSDADAAEHVARTVAQSLAGGVKVTYSAARGRPADALIKEALRMEARIIVVGNRRMQGIGRVLGSVANSVAHNAPCDVYIANTYDAD
- a CDS encoding phosphatase PAP2 family protein — encoded protein: MTKDAGTNSSTIRTKNRTARWLTETFQPPVVVSIQLLVSPLPQPGFPGTMAYGALAALFVCVLPLFLLLVLVRLGKVTDHHVSDRKQRAPVLLMALGSILAGLLVLEAVDAPESVVAMVLAVVGGVVVLAGVSPFWKISGHAAAISCSAVIGVLMLGAAWTPLLLLIPAVGWSRVVLRAHSVAQVVAGSLFGGIVMAGIWWLLQAMMVP
- a CDS encoding NAD(P)H-dependent oxidoreductase, producing MTKSTVLTLVGSLRAESTNQKLAEAIQLNAPEQVEVVIHESLGNIPFYNEDIDVEGKVPAAAAALRAAANEADTVLLVTPEHNGTVPAALKNAIDWLSRPFGAGALAGKPTAVVGTAFGQFGGVWAQDEARKAAGIAGAQVLEDVKLAVPGSMVRFAEIHPKDDAEVVEQIKGVFDALAAAAPAA
- a CDS encoding TetR/AcrR family transcriptional regulator, yielding MSSIPLRPGMTPVTAAERSDAVRNRERLLAAARELIQECGTAGLTMDRLAERAGVGKGTVFRRFGSRAGLMLTLLDDSESAFQARFLFGPPPLGPGAPGLERLVAFGTERIAYLLEYGDLVLAAENASRGRFEVPAAALWQRHIEVLLQEEGFDADPWLMAGSLSATLDPERLLNLVRGHGISPERLAASWRDLVTRVVKAA
- a CDS encoding GerMN domain-containing protein; translation: MQAAAKACLVLPLLLGACVSPPSPAPGTEAFLPPGPGPGRSTLPAPPPAAPAPQPQPQDPLPAETASKPAVPTPSAAPGGPSPGSFAQPVAPEDATIPGAGRAPATETPAPTPQAPAPGIAAPRAVTAYYVLLDDGGSNGVRFGCNDSLVGMERPASDGEDPLPAAMSALLDGTSGSEAPASGSKPERGMYNALAGSGLKFLSGTFDGTTVTVYLVGTLSPGGVCDVPRIEAQLTQTAVAAFDAIRAEVYVNGRPLAESLMHK
- a CDS encoding PLP-dependent aminotransferase family protein, encoding MSHETLDAAETLPAEAIDAIERAATSAHRHEELFSERAANIRQSAVRDVFDISMRPGLVSLAGGSPYLQSLPLDRLAATAAKIIAEDGLTALQYGTGQGTEELRTQICEVMAAEGILDAVPQNVVITAGSQSAQDVATKVFCNPGDVVLVEDPTYVGALNTFEAYQVQVESVAMDESGLIPDLLEAKIAALQVAGKNIKFLYTIPNFNNPSGITLAKERRQQVVDICRNANILILEDNPYGLLRFSGEPLSPLRAGNPGDVIYMGSFSKIFAPGLRIGWALVPEHLQRRYYLAAESVTLCPPALNQMLVSAYLRDYDWNGQIETYRGLYAERCKAMLAALQEHMPAGTTWTSPEGGFFVWVTLPEGLDTYPLLHKAIEAGVVFIPGAAFTPSDEPSNKLRLAFSAVPPEAITEGVRRLAPVLQEAIAAL